One region of Armigeres subalbatus isolate Guangzhou_Male chromosome 3, GZ_Asu_2, whole genome shotgun sequence genomic DNA includes:
- the LOC134221317 gene encoding zinc finger protein 883-like, with amino-acid sequence MAVCRTCMTNVEKRQQKLISIFSELDDALIANIIADHAGVEIYQDDSLPSVICNDCFKNLQMLVTFVNTIRSTDNKLRELCKVELGQDITSTEINNEMSQFVILKIEPVENIIEESYAEVESVSHTSEPGSLTNEELVDETCEIVVSDYVMLKPDVDVAWNETVDEIEYAAKCKPKRSMKPLLKKKPVQSEDELKRKERTLYTVIKIPPRSHVCCGCLQIFTCAEDLEVHRQTNHVWKKESLTKPSEKVLCNGCLRKYDSTYGVNRHKKRVRALKKIWECKQCNLRLKVPGKRREHLKTHSDDDHVTVISQFKENIKQELGWICCALKCGKSFTSEAEMIAHAHASHWIDKQQANLESGHLPEQCQVCYRRFSNKVRLTSHQRRVYRQKNMECPHCDEKFSSTVLLNRHELNEHGIGTVQCEICEKTYSNKYTLSKHIEHMHTNDNIHQCNVCGLTFRQSGGLKKHMLNHIDDREYECKICSKTFKAKLNLQHHMRIHTGERPYKCRYCDHAFAHHTNCRRHEMTHTGEKPHKCSRCDKAFILKRMLVEHEKSHMCDQ; translated from the exons ATTTATCAGGATGACAGCCTGCCTTCAGTTATTTGTAACGATTGCTTCAAAAACCTCCAAATGTTAGTCACCTTCGTAAATACCATCCGTTCTACCGACAATAAATTACGTGAGCTCTGTAAAGTGGAGCTAGGCCAAGATATTACTTCCACGGAAATCAATAACGAAATGTCTCAGTTTGTAATTCTAAAAATTGAACCAGTGGAAAATATAATTGAGGAATCATACGCCGAAGTTGAATCCGTGAGTCATACTTCTGAACCAGGAAGCCTAACAAACGAAGAGCTAGTTGACgaaacttgcgaaattgtagtGTCAGATTATGTAATGCTTAAACCGGATGTTGATGTCGCTTGGAATGAAACTGTTGATGAGATAGAATATGCTGCAAAATGCAAACCAAAGCGAAGCATGAAACCGTTGCTTAAGAAAAAGCCTGTTCAAAGTGAAGATGAATTGAAACGCAAAGAGCGAACCCTGTATACGGTTATCAAAATTCCGCCACGTAGCCATGTTTGTTGTGGCTGTTTGCAAATATTCACTTGCGCTGAAGATTTGGAAGTCCATCGTCAGACAAATCATGTTTGGAAAAAAGAGAGCCTAACGAAACCTAGCGAAAAAGTACTTTGCAACGGTTGCCTACGCAAGTACGACTCGACGTATGGTGTGAACAGACACAAAAAGCGCGTCCGGGCGTTAAAAAAGATTTGGGAATGTAAACAATGCAATCTTCGATTGAAAGTCCCCGGCAAACGGCGGGAGCATCTTAAAACCCATTCAGACGATGATCACGTTACCGTGATATCACAATTCAAGGAAAATATAAAACAGGAACTTGGTTGGATCTGCTGCGCTCTGAAATGTGGTAAATCATTTACATCTGAAGCGGAAATGATCGCTCATGCGCACGCATCCCACTGGATCGACAAGCAGCAAGCAAACCTAGAGTCCGGACATTTGCCAGAACAATGTCAGGTCTGCTACCGACGATTTTCCAATAAAGTTCGGCTAACCAGCCATCAGAGACGGGTTTACCGTCAAAAGAACATGGAGTGCCCTCATTGTGATGAAAAGTTCTCATCTACTGTTCTACTGAATAGGCACGAATTAAATGAACATGGCATCGGTACCGTTCAATGTGAGATTTGCGAAAAGACTTATTCTAATAAGTACACCTTGAGTAAGCACATAGAACACATGCATACAAATGACAATATCCATCAG TGTAATGTTTGCGGTTTAACATTCAGACAGAGTGGTGGCTTGAAGAAACATATGTTGAATCATATAGACGATCGGGAGTACGAATGCAAG ATATGCTCAAAAACGTTCAAAGCGAAATTGAACTTGCAACATCATATGCGAATTCACACAGGTGAACGTCCGTATAAATGTAGGTATTGCGACCATGCCTTCGCTCATCATACCAACTGTAGGAGACATGAGATGACTCATACTG GCGAAAAGCCCCACAAGTGCTCACGTTGTGACAAAGCATTTATTTTAAAGCGAATGCTAGTAGAACATGAAAAATCGCATATGT GCGACCAATAG